Below is a genomic region from Brassica oleracea var. oleracea cultivar TO1000 chromosome C9, BOL, whole genome shotgun sequence.
TTGTAAGTGGCAGACCATTCTCAAATTGAGATGTCGACTCACCATACATACCCGTTCTCTCAAATGTTCAACATATATATATGTTCAGTTTAGCCGTTACGTACAAGCGATTGCATGCAGTCAATCTAAATTAATATTAACCAGCTCATATAAAATTAATAAATTAAATATGCAGTTAATAAAAATGACTAAACAACCAAAAAAAAAACATATGAACCAGAACCTTAAAATCAGTAAAGCAAGTCAAAGCATTAACATGCACTATGACTAGTAACGTTTTCTTAATCACCTTCAAGAGGTAGTATTATTTTTGCAAAAAAGGAATGCATTTTTTTTTTCAGAAAACATTTTTTCAAGTTGAAAACAGTGTAAACTAAACCAATGCTTTAAATGCCTTACAACTTTCTCTCTCTGTTCTCTACTAGAAAACTTTAATCGTCATAGTTCGTCTACCATATTTCTTTTTGTTTTTTGAATGTACATATTCGATCTACAGATCGATCTTCTGTTTCCGGTTGCGGATCCTACTTTCGCTTGGCAATTTTTGGTGTGTTTTCGTTCAACCAAATCAGAGCTGTTCTCTGATTTTGCGTTGATACTTTCTCTCTTCATGCAAAATCTAATCGCTAAATCCCGGAACTTATGTTCGTCTTATGGTGCAAGCCGAGTGCTAGATCTCTTCCATGGGGGCGTAATCGTATCTTCCTGTAAAGATATGGTAGGAAGTGGCCCCCTTTGGTTGAAGAATCGAAGGTGTTGGATTCGTCTGGTTGATTTGAAGCAGATTAAGTAAAGTTAGGGTTTCCTTGAAACGTCCTGACATATGATCTGTTTTTAGATCCATCGGATTTTCCCAGGAGTTAAAGATCGGCGACCACTCTGAGATCAAACTATAAGAACCGGCGAGCTTTGTGTGAGGGTTTCAAGGTAGATTCGAAGGAAGCGGTGGAGCTCATGCGTCTTATCCGAAACGTTTGCCGGAGAGATGATCGGAAGATAGACCGCCGGTGAGAAGATTGAAGTCGAGTCGAGAAACTTCTTGTCGTTTCATTACTCAATCCAATAGTTAACACGTGTATCCACGTGTTTGTTTAGGAGGTGTTATTGGTTTATATATTTTGATTGATTTAGAAATCCATATAGTATTTATAAATTCAAGTAAAATATGCAAATCCGGAGGTTTTCTCTTGGATTTGAGTCTTTGTATTTTTAACTAAAAAAATCCAAACAAATCCATTCAAATCCATTATAAAATCAAATATATTAGTAAATCCGTACGATTGAATAACACTGATACATAATTTATTAATCATTAAACCAATAACACATGATTTTAATACATATTTGAAAATCATAGAACCAATAACACTAGGTTTAGTTCGGATTTTCAAATCTATTAAAATACAACAACCAATAACCCCTACTTAATTTTGAAGTTGTCCTCTTTTGTTTTGTAATCAAGTTATAAAATGAGTTGTAATAGGCCTTCGAGTTACCTTGTTTGGGCTATAAGCCTTTAATAGAAATGTTGACAAAAAAAAAAAACCAATGCTTTAAACAAGTCAAGTCAAACCAAAATCAAATACTTAAACTGACAGACTTGTTTTTCTTTTAATTTTGTTAATTTCTGCAATTTAATAAAATCAAATCAAAACACTCAACAAACGCATAGTATGATTCGGATCAGAGCAGTCAACAACTAGCGATCCATGATCATAACTCTTTCTCCTTCTGAATACCTGTATTTTCATAGTACTTCTAACAAATATCAGAATTAGTAAGAGAAATTGATTTTAAAGTATTTTAACTCAGAAACAACTCTAAAAAATAGAGAATAATCTGATTGAATCGAATGATTTTCCATCATAATCATTTCTTCAATTCCGATCCAGCACCTTTTTGTTGATATTGATGGATCTGTTCTTAAAAAACTTTTAACAAATATCAGTATTGTTAGTGCAAAAGCATAAACAGTATTTAAAGATTTAAGAGTATAGGAACCTTATTTTACTACCATAGGACAACTGATATTTGTAAAGAATAATAAGAACATAAATTAAAATTACAATATCGAAATAAAGGAAGAAAGAAGAATTGCAGAGTCGAGATGGTTAATCTATTTCCTTAAATCTTTAAACGTCCCGTAGTGTTACGGTTTCATAGCGCTCAGATTCCCGAGATACAACTATAACATTGTTTCTGTTTACCATCACCGAAAAACAGAATCTATCGAACCTTTTGTGTCGTACTCTCAGACTAAAAAAAAAAGAAAATACTAGCATAACTATTCTGAGTGGGAGAATTGTGTCTTGATTGCATGAATGTGTGTTCTAGAGAATATGACTTGCTTCCCTTTTTTTTTTTTTGACATCAACTTGCTTCCTTTTTATAATCAACTAAAAGGGTCCAACACTAAGTCATAAATGGACCATTGAATCACGTCAAATGTCATAAAGAATATTCATTCCTTTTGACCATTTTCATAACGTTAACATTCAAGAAAAGATATTGTAAATTTGACTAAATCAAACACCAATAACAATTTCTTTAATGAGTTATATTTTATATGAAAACAAACATATAAAATTTTCATGAATAAGATTTAAGTATAAATCCACATTCAAACCCAAATATTCATTGAGACATTTTGCTAGGTTTTATACTTAGCCAAATCTAAAGTTTTATAAATTATAAAACTGTCACATTGGATCTCCATTTCTCATTCACAACAACTCTTATTTTGATAAGTAGTTACACTACTTCATAGTGTTTACGGTTATTCTGCCGAACGTCTTCGTCCGGAATCTTACCGAAAATGGTCTAAAACCATTTCGTCAAAAAACGAGTTCCAACACAAAGTCAATTAGAAGACCCCGATCATTCCAAGAGTCAAACCAGAACATAGCAGTTTGGCCATTTCCCACTTCAGGAAATCGACCAACATATCTTTGATTTGGATCATACTTCTAACAGTTTTAGATAGTCCAGGAGAGTCTTCCATAATCCAAAATGGCTTCCTGTGAAACACGTTTGTCTTCAGCCAACTAACCCAAAGAGACCTTATATTTGTAAACAGGTTCCACACATGCTTAAGTCTGAAAACCATCTCAAACTCTTCCAGCAATCTGATACCCAAACCACCTTCCTTCTTAGGCTTACATATGTCTTTCCAAGCTACGCCTCTCTAGCAGATGAAGACTTGTTTTTCCATAAAATTGCTGCACAAAGAGAGTCTATTTTGGCATAGAACAACTTTGGCAAGACAAACACAGAGCTCCAGAAATTGACTTTTCCATAAATCACCGAGGTGATCAACCTTATTTGCGAATATCTTTATTTTTATATGGTAGTTTCTTTAAAATACTATTATTTACGAATTATTCTGCTAATAAACGTCACGATAGTTAAGTATGGTTTTGTCAGATGTCTTGAGTAATAACTAATAAGAATAGTATGTCTCGCAAGAATGTATAGAGGCGATTTCTTGAGAGAATTTTGAGGAATTTCCAGAGAAAATCAAATGGCAACGACGAAGCTTCAAGCTCTCTGGAATCACCCAGCAGGACCTAAGACAAGTCAGTCCGATCGAATACTTTACTTTGTTTTCCTAGCGTTGACTTTTTAGATTCTTGCTCTCTGTGAGACTTTGATCATCGACTTTTTGATTATTAAGCGATGCATAATTTTTTTTTGTATTTTCCTTTATAAACGAGTTTCTCTCTGCATCAGTTCAAAGTTTTGAACCTAATGATGTATTGATAATTGATATGTCATATGTTGCTATGAACCTTGACTATGTAGAAATCTTGATTGATGGTATACCCTTTCCTCGAATATAGGTTTGATGATATCTTGATAATATCCTGAGTTTTAATTGAGGGCTTCCTCCAAAAAAATGCACTTTAAACCATCTCTAATAACTTGATTTTATATCAATATGCAACATCGAAATCGCGTGTATTTCTTAAGTGGATTCTAATTTTAATCAAGAAAATGCATACATCGGTTAGTTTGATCACAACCTGAATTGTTAAATTGTTTTGTGATAATTTCAGTTCATTTCTGGGCTCCAACTTTCAAGTGGGGTATAAGCATTGCTAACATTGTAGACTTTCAGAAACCTCCGGAGACACTTTCATACCCTCAACAAATGGGTATATACTCTTCTTATGTCCTTCATGTTCTTGTGTCCGGCTCTGTATTTCTTTACTCTGTATAGTCTCTTACAGCTTTCTTCTATGTTCATATAATTCCTCATATCACTTTGATTATGCCTCTATCTTCTGTATGCTCTCTATATTGTTCAGTGATCACAACCACTGGACTCATTTGGTCACGCTACAGCACTGTAGTCACTCCGGTATGATGGCTTTTAAGACTCCTGATGGTATCTATATATATTTACATTTTTTTTCCTTTGCTCATGTTCTAAATCGTTAGTGGATGACTAGCAATATCATCGGTTGGGTATCTTGTATAGTATGTTAACTATAATAATAATAATAAAAGTAAGTTATGAATGAAATTTTAAGAACAAAGAAAATTGAACCATTCTTAACTTGACACTAACTTTAAGAGTTTCTCATAACTGTTTGGGAGTATTTCAAGCAATATACTTTTCTTGTTTTCTTTCTTTGTTTTTTACTCTTTTTTAATGTAAAGAACTTATGAGAGATTCAACAAGATACGCCGCCTACTAATTATTCTCTTATGATTTTGTTATTACAGAAAAACTGGAATCTTTTTAGCGTTAGTCTTGCTACTGCAGCGACGGGTGTATACCAACTTACTCGTAAAATCAAGTAAGATTTGCATTAACAATCCTTTCTTCTAATGGACAAAGCTTGATTGCAACTTACATCATGGTTTCAAACTTCACGAATGAGGCTAATACCTTTTGTTTTTCTTTGTGGTTTACAGACACGATTATGCATCTGAAACAGGCCATGTTGTTGCCAAAGAATGACGATGATGAAGCCATTGTGATTCTTAAATAAATAAATAAAGATTATTCAAAGATATCATCATGTCAACGCTTGCTTTTGTACGATGACTGTATTAGTTTCCCACACACTTTATTACAGTTCCTTCATCTTATCTGGAGTCTGAACCACAAGAAGAACATCAAACTGACACAAACTAGAGCGTCTTGGAGAGTCAAAGCGTTGCTTCAAGACTTCGAGGTGGTGCTTCTCTCCATCAGACACATTCAAACGTAGAACAAGATTCTTGAGTGATGTCGCGTTGCCTAGAAAGTATCTAACCACTTCCTCTTCTCTTGCTTTCTCCGTGATCGGGCTTTCAATATCAACATATTCAAGAGAAGATACCAAACAAAAAGACAGCACTTTCGAAAAACTATTTACCACTGCCTCTAAATTATTACCCTTAACCAGTTTCTGCAACCACATAAAAATTGACAAAACAAAACCAAAAAAAAATTAATAAGCAGATGAACAAACAAAAAAAAAAATAATAAGCAGATGAACAAACAAAAAAAAACTTTCTTGGGTAAGAAGTTTCAAAGTTTAAAGCAAAAGTCATTACCAAGGTCAAGTGTCTTAGATTCGGGCAGCTCTCAAGAACGAAGGGTAGTAACTCAAAAGAGTACTCTAACCAAGTAGTAGCACGCAGACGGCTCAAGTTACGAAATTTAGGTAGTGGGTTCATGCCCTGGAGACAATAGATTAACTGCAAGCAAAGAGAAAAAGTCAATATAAGAGAGAGAGAGAGAGAGAGAGAGAGAGAGAGAGAGAGAGAGAGAATAGATTAGAGCTTTGGCCTAAGTTTGATAACATACCCCAAGAGTATACCATGAGAGTGTCATATCTTTTACGGCTGAAAAATTATTGATCAGATAATAGATGATATTTCTTTCGGAAAAGTCATAATCCTTCGGCTCAAAGACAACCTCAATGTCAACCTTGACATGGTCACTCAAGCCTCGGCGTATCAAGAACCACATCGTGAGGAAATATAACATGTTCTAAGCACATAACCTTGAGACAAGGTAAGGAAAGAGACTCAAAATCATTCAGCTTTACGGAATAGAGCTTTAAGGATACCAGTGCCTCACACACGGGAAGGGTTAAGGGTATCTCAGTGTCCTTATAACACACGACTTAAAAAATATGTTGAATCTTGTGCTTGGTTACTTTATCAAGGCATGGCTCATAAAGAGAGGCATCTTTGTCAGAGTCATCTTGTTCAATAATGCATAGCTTGAATTCACTCAAGCTCTTGAAATTTAGAAGAAACTCGTTGATGAAATCCACACACACTTTGTCACTTGGGAAATCTGAGCTCACTAAATCTAAACTAGGAACCCACTTCCAGAGACCTCTCCATCTGGAAGACAAAACACTTGTACAAACAGCTTCCTTAGTCGTAAGAAAGCTGAGTATATGACATAGCAAGGAGTCAGGTAATAAGCTTATTCTATCTTTCCATATGCTTGCACTCTCTTCAAGTGACATTTGTAAGAGACCCAACCTGATATTACAAAAAAACGTTATCACAAATTCAAGATATAATAATTGGAAACCCTAACTTTTTTTTTTTTTTTGGCTGACCAAAAGCTAACAAACCCTAAGTGTCAAATAATAATGCAAAATCATTAGTAGGATCGTCAAAAAAAAAAATTATTGACGTATCATTCATCAGATTGGTGAAGTGGAAACTAACAAGTTACGGACTGCGGAATATCGACCGTTCCAGACTTCAAGCGTAGAAGAACTTGCCGCCGGTTCTGTAATACTTTTATCAGTGGATCCAAACTTCTTGATTGTGAGTGTCAACATTTTTATAAGAAATTTAGTTGCCCATTCATCGTAGGGTGAAATAGTCTTGCGCTCTGTATCGGTGTTTGCTTCCGTTATAGACATCTTCCACAGATAAGATCAAAGAACAAGCGGAGACATGAAAGAAGGCTAGAGTACCAGACACGAAATAACTTCGACTCTATTCTGAATAGCTTGAATATGGGACTTGACCTAACTTAATGTATTTATTTATACAGCTCTATACAAGGCCGGTATTGGGCTAGCGCCCGTCAGCCAGGGTTTAGGCGCAAGATTTATATATATATATATTGTAAAAACACCAAACTTCAAAGGATCTAAGGGCTTCTAATGATTTTAGAAAAATAAGAAAAATACAAAATTAAGAGAAAGAATATCCATAAGTTCTTGATTAAGTCTCTGAAATTAAGATTTAACTTAGGGTTTGTTAGCTTGATTAGAAAAAATAGTTTAATTAAGACTAACTTTGTGATAACGTTTAATTAGAAAGAATATCCATAAGTTCTCTGATTTAATTTCAGAGATTTAACTAAGGTAGAATCTAATTAGTTTAATTATTTAATTTTAATTAAAATTTAATAATTTACTTATAAGATCTTAAAATAATACTCCATTCGTTTCACTTTATTTGTCGTTTTAGACTTATGCACACTGATTAAGAAAACATTTAATTTTGTACATTTTCAAAATAAAAACATCATTACCCATACATCTAACCATATTTCAACCAATAAAAAAATAAAAAAAAAAATCTTATTAATAAATGTTGCATTGAAATCATAAAACAACACTTATTTTGAAACAAAAATTTTCGACATTTAAATTGAAATTGGGAGTAATATTTTGGTGTTAATAACTTTCTTTCAAGAACTCATGCGTTAACGTTGCTTTAATCTTAAACTATCTCAAACATAAAAATATTAATAATCTAAATTTAAGTTAATAAATAATTAAATTTTAAATCATTAAATAAGCTCAGCAAATCAGAAAGTAACGCATGTAACTAAGTCTAAATTTTTTTTGTTGGAGTTCTGATTCAAGAACTTTTTTTTTCTTTTTCTTTCTACTTTTCATAATTCTTTTTAGTTAAATAATCATTATATATTCTTACATTTTTTTATCGACTAATAATTGCATTAATAATAGAAAGAAAGGGGCTCAGCCCAAACCATGGCCATTACGGATTCAAGTTGAAAAGAGGAGCCTACGGCAGACGAAGGATTACGAAGAACCGACTTCGAAAACAAATCAGCTCTCATATTTTTTTATCGAAATACGAAAGAGAAAGAGATAGATGAAAACAAAGCTGTGAAGGCTTTGATATCAACTACAATACCAAAGATCTGGCACTAACGAGCGTATGATTGTCCGTAAAAACCGATAGACTTTCAAGACCGATAGAGATTGCATGTCGGAGGCTTGATCTACAGGCGAGGACTTCTGCTATAAGAAGGGAGAACTTTTATAGGCGAGGGCTTCTGCTTGAGATACTCTTACATAATTGTTTAAATATCTCCATTGGGGTTGCCTTTATAATATACTAGGTGATGATCCGCGCCCTGGATGAATGGATTAAAAGACATTATAAATTTTAATCTATAACTACTGAAAAGGTTAAAAGAAAAAGTGGCATATTATACAAGGTATAAATTAGCAGAAGTAACGTTTGATATACAGATTAATGAAAAAAAAAACAATTTGGGATTGAAAATTAACTGGAGTTTTCAGTCAAAAAAAGTTTACTCGAATATTCGGGTAATGATAATCTTATTATGGTCGAGAAACGGTAATTTTCCTATTATCTAAGTTGTATCGTTATATTTTATTAAAATTATACTGGTTCCGGGGTATATAAAGATTGTAAAAGAATAAAAATAAATTGAAGTAAATAATATTAGTTGGAAAGAAAAAGCGAAAAAAAGTAAATAATTTCACTACAAGAAAACGTGCCCATAACAACGAAGATTTACGACGAAAATATTTCGTCGTAAATTTACATGGTGTTTACAACGCAGTTACGAGGAATCCAACTTTCGTCGTAAACGCCATGTAAATTTACGACGAATAATGTTCGTCGTAAAATCTATGTAAGTTTACGACGAAAGTACGTGGAATGAGAAATACGTCGTAATCATTACATCGACATTACAACGAAACATGTTACCGTTATATTTAGGTGAAAACGTGTATTCAATATGCTTTAACTTACCTAATTTCGTCGTAAAGTCGTTGTAAATATTATGTTAAAACCATGTAAAATCCATGTAAAACATTCCTTGTAAAATCGTTGTTATATTTCAACTACACAACTCGAAAATTTCTCTATATATATGTCATTTCCCACAACTCTCTTCCTCACAACACACAAACGGAAAAAAAAAATCCGAAAAAATCAGAAAAAAAGGATTTCAAAAAAAAATCTAAGAAAAAAATGGCCGGTGGCGGTAGTATTTACGAGTTACGGAGTTGGATGTATTTGCACAAAGATTCCGACGGGAGGGTGACGAACGNNNNNNNNNNNNNNNNNNNNNNNNNNNNNNNNNNNNNNNNNNNNNNNNNNNNNNNNNNNNNNNNNNNNNNNNNNNNNNNNNNNNNNNNNNNNNNNNNNNNNNNNNNNNNNNNNNNNNNNNNNNNNNNNNNNNNNNNNNNNNNNNNNNNNNNNNNNNNNNNNNNNNNNNNNNNNNNNNNNNNNNNNNNNNNNNNNNNNNNNNNNNNNNNNNNNNNNNNNNNNNNNNNNNNNNNNNNNNNNNNNNNNNNNNNNNNNNNNNNNNNNNNNNNNNNNNNNNNNNNNNNNNNNNNNNNNNNNNNNNNNNNNNNNNNNNNNNNNNNNNNNNNNNNNNNNNNNNNNNNNNNNNNNNNNNNNNNNNNNNNNNNNNNNNNNNNNNNNNNNNNNNNNNNNNNNNNNNNNNNNNNNNNNNNNNNNNNNNNNNNNNNNNNNNNNNNNNNNNNNNNNNNNNNNNNNNNNNNNNNNNNNNNNNNNNNNNNNNNNNNNNNNNNNNNNNNNNNNNNNNNNNNNNNNNNNNNNNNNNNNNNNNNNNNNNNNNNNNNNNNNNNNNNNNNNNNNNNNNNNNNNNNNNNNNNNNNNNNNNNNNNNNNNNNNNNNNNNNNNNNNNNNNNNNNNNNNNNNNNNNNNNNNNNNNNNNNNNNNNNNNNNNNNNNNNNNNNNNNNNNNNNNNNNNNNNNNNNNNNNNNNNNNNNNNNNNNNNNNNNNNNNNNNNNNNNNNNNNNNNNNNNNNNNNNNNNNNNNNNNNNNNNNNNNNNNNNNNNNNNNNNNNNNNNNNNNNNNNNNNNNNNNNNNNNNNNNNNNNNNNNNNNNNNNNNNNNNNNNNNNNNNNNNNNNNNNNNNNNNNNNNNNNNNNNNNNNNNNNNNNNNNNNNNNNNNNNNNNNNNNNNNNNNNNNNNNNNNNNNNNNNNNNNNNNNNNNNNNNNNNNNNNNNNNNNNNNNNNNNNNNNNNNNNNNNNNNNNNNNNNNNNNNNNNNNNNNNNNNNNNNNNNNNNNNNNNNNNNNNNNNNNNNNNNNNNNNNNNNNNNNNNNNNNNNNNNNNNNNNNNNNNNNNNNNNNNNNNNNNNNNNNNNNNNNNNNNNNNNNNNNNNNNNNNNNNNNNNNNNNNNNNNNNNNNNNNNNNNNNNNNNNNNNNNNNNNNNNNNNNNNNNNNNNNNNNNNNNNNNNNNNNNNNNNNNNNNNNNNNNNNNNNNNNNNNNNNNNNNNNNNNNNNNNNNNNNNNNNNNNNNNNNNNNNNNNNNNNNNNNNNNNNNNNNNNNNNNNNNNNNNNNNNNNNNNNNNNNNNNNNNNNNNNNNNNNNNNNNNNNNNNNNNNNNNNNNNNNNNNNNNNNNNNNNNNNNNNNNNNNNNNNNNNNNNNNNNNNNNNNNNNNNNNNNNNNNNNNNNNNNNNNNNNNNNNNNNNNNNNNNNNNNNNNNNNNNNNNNNNNNNNNNNNNNNNNNNNNNNNNNNNNNNNNNNNNNNNNNNNNNNNNNNNNNNNNNNNNNNNNNNNNNNNNNNNNNNNNNNNNNNNNNNNNNNNNNNNNNNNNNNNNNNNNNNNNNNNNNNNNNNNNNNNNNNNNNNNNNNNNNNNNNNNNNNNNNNNNNNNNNNNNNNNNNNNN
It encodes:
- the LOC106316514 gene encoding mitochondrial pyruvate carrier 3 is translated as MATTKLQALWNHPAGPKTIHFWAPTFKWGISIANIVDFQKPPETLSYPQQMVITTTGLIWSRYSTVVTPKNWNLFSVSLATAATGVYQLTRKIKHDYASETGHVVAKE